In the Arachis hypogaea cultivar Tifrunner chromosome 20, arahy.Tifrunner.gnm2.J5K5, whole genome shotgun sequence genome, TTAAGTAAAATTCAACCATAAATATTCTCTGCGCGTGAAATCTGAGATTTGGTGTAATTTAATTATACTTATATTAGTGTTAATGGATCTTTATATGCTATTACTATTACTACCACACTAAGTACCAGAAGCCCCTAGCTCTTGTGTATATTAAATTTAAGAATACAGTATGCACGATACACTAGTACAAAACACGAAAAACTGAAAGTGTTAGACGAACTTATTATATCCGTGCAAATAAATGTATAGTAGTTAAAATATGTCTGTATTTTGTTTTTGAGCGGACAGTAATAATGTCCatgttaatgaatgaatgtgacaTATAGAAGAATGACGGTGTTTTGGACCATTTCTATAAgtttaaaacttaataaattttaataatcgaTTTCATGATTaagagttttttaaaattttaaaaaagatgttataaaaagaatattaactctttatcatttattttaatttctaataacTTAATTTTACGAATTTAATTGTTATATTAtaattagagtaaagtatcgtttttgtccccaacgtttggggtaagtcttatttgtgtccctaacatttaaatcgtcctatttgtatccctaacgtttataaaagtgattcaatgttatcctacgatcaattatactaacaaatcagattatatttttcaattattctcacttggatgtattcattatcaattaggtctcacttagatgtgttcgattttaatattatacccactatttgtgtttaaattcaattatgttcctagaaaagtgaattatgtaaatgttgtaggaattagtttcaacttttgatgagctatttttcagaGTGGATCATTGATTCTATCCCAAACATttatattctaacttcaagaagagatttttaaaactcaaattaaagcattcatgatgtgtaattgacagcaggataacattgaatcacttttacaaacgttagggatacaaataggacgatttaaacgttagggacataaataggatttaccccaaacgttggggacaaaaacaatactttactcttataattattattttattattaaaataaatattacaatattaattatatataaatctaaaattatgaacaatatatctcatgaaaaagaaaaagaatatcttataaaaaaataatttatgcataaaaaaaatcacataatATATAAGTTTATAACATTATAATCACATAATATATGTACTATTTTAAATATGTTCACTTagatatgttttttattttaattttttttgtgacttataataatttaaatatcggAGTTCTTAAAAATACACCTCCacaattaaaaatgataaattcgaaatattaaaaatttaaaataagaaaatagtaactatatcatatttttaattattttttcataaatttgttGAGATAACAGATAACAGATAactcctcatactcaattaagaggttgcgggttcgagtctcttatctttccaaattttagccaatgagtaatagctcaaatggcatagtctccccatactcaattaagagattaCGGGTTCGAatctcatatctttggtaaaaaaaaaacagataacTCTTAAATTAAGAACAACAAAAACACTTTTAAACATATATGAACAAAAAAAGGCagtttgattttatttatgaTGACAATTAAGAGTATATAACTAAAAAggaagccaatgagtaatagctcaactGACATAGTCTCCAcgtactcaattaagaggttgtgggttcgtGTCTCTTctctttggttaaaaaaaaaaacaaaaaaggaaaggaaaatacTTGTAGAAAGAAGAGGCGACCCCAGCCCGGGAGAGTGAGAACTGAGAAGTGATGACAAGCGATGCATTGCCATTTGTGAATTATATGATATCATCTTCGACCCTCGAACCTGCATGGCAACGGCATCAGGCCAGGCCATATGGGTTTCTGCTATTGCATAATCATGACTTGCAGGAAATGACATATCTACCCTTGAAGCATTTATTTTTCCGTGTCATTAAATTGATATCCCACACACACTCTCACAAGTTCAAATCTCATAAGTTTCTTCCTGATTTCACGCATTGCTTCCTAAGTAGCTTAGCAAAGAAGGAAATCGTGGGAGAGCTGGTTAGGTGAGGTGTTGACTCGGATCTACTCTCTTCCTGgctccttcttatttctttcagctgtggaagaaaacatggGAAGGGGAAAGATAGAGATAAAGAGGATAGAAAACACGACGACGAGGCAAGTGACGTTCTCAAAGAGAAGGAACGGACTCCTGAAGAAGACCAATGAGCTCTCTGTCCTCTGTGACGCCCAGATCGGACTCATCGTCTTCTCCAACACTGGCAAGCTCTTTCACTACTCCTCTCACCCCTACAGGTATAACCTTTTTATATTCCTTAGGGTTTTCCTCAATTCTATCTACTTATCCTATCATATATATGGACGTGAAATTAATATTTTGGTCAGGATGGATCAAATAATTGAAAAGTACCAACGATCTACAGGGACTCGCATAACGCGCCATGGACATTCCCACCTTCAGGTACTTATATGAGACTAAGGTGCTCAATTTTCTTTCTAATCATATAGTATAATGAATGATTTGCATGTTCGTTTTTGTAGGAAGATTTATTGACTGAGATGGCAATGCTGAGGCGTCAAAATCTGAGCCTTGAGATGGGGATTCAGCGCTACCTTGGAGAGGGCATAGCTTGTCTCCAATATGAAGAATTGACTAAGCTTGAACATGAAGTTCAAAGCTCTGTTGCAAGGGTTCGAAAGCGTCAGGTAtataccttttttttttggtgatgaTTAACCGtcaggtatatatatatacacacatgtGCATTTcgaagttgttttttttttttcttcttcacatAGTTTTCAGAAATTTGGTGACCTAAATGAGCAGATACACATACTAATgtcaaagaaaataaataaataaagtgatacGGAGGTTTTTTGCAAAATGTTCACCGAAGATGTATATATTGCGATATGCGTGCATACATTTCAGACAAAATTAAATGTTTCCATCACTGATCAAATActgattataatttatataataattaagttAACTAATGTCAGAAATTAGTTTCCATTCACTATATATGTTCAGGATCCCCCTGTAACTACAAATCCAATGCATATATCATGTTAAAGGAAAGCATTATAAAATTGACTTGCTAAAAGCtacttgttaattaattattattatgtgaaaaTTGAATTAAAGTACTTTTGCAACTGAATCTTTGACATTTATAATTTATTGCCATATGCATCAGAACGAGCTCTTGCAGCAGCAATTGGAGAATCTGCGAAGGAAGGTCAAATAATCAATTGATAATCTCTCCATCATCTCGttcttaatatataattattattattattgaaactgGTGCTTGTTGTAATTTATATAGGAAAGAATCTTGGAAGATGAAAACTGCAATTTGTCCAATTGGGTAAGTTAGCAAGTTATAGATTTGGTATACTAGTTAATATAGTTATATATAcacattaattattattactgATAAATGGAATAACAGGAGCAGCAAGCTGCTGTATTGGAGTTTGAAAGGGCTGCAGCAAGTAACTGTGGTAATAACAAAGCAGTGATGGATCATCATCAGTTGCCATTCTACGATGATGAGCAAGCTTCTGCTTCTGCTGGCACCATCCTTCAGCTTGGTGCACCACATGTACCGCAGCAGCAGCTTCATCCATATCCATATCTTCAGCTTGCacagcccaatgttcatcatgaCTCACTCACTGGACTACTCATGGGGACATCAAAATGGTATCTATCTTATCCAtctttatatataattaagttGTCAATTATATGTATCAAGTTTATTTACtactgaattattattattattattatattattctgaTGAATCATGATGACTTGCAGGGTGATAGAGAAGGACGGAGGAGATCCCTTCGATGCATGAGGTGAtatatcatcatcatcgtcatccacAAAGATTTGCCGCTTTCATTGCTACTCTACCTTCAGAGTTATAACCTTGCTTTTTTACATTAAATAATTTTCAGACTATACAACAaatttattttcacttttcatcataTGTTTgatcaaaattatatttatattattattatctgcaCATTATCCAGAAAGAAATGAGGAGGGTGAATTAGATACTTGTAATCAGTAATAGTGGATAAAAAACTTATTAGCTACTTATGAAGTGTCTGCTCTGcaggcattattattattattattattattattattattattattattattgacatATTCATGAATCATTTTGTTTGGCCATGAAGATATTGACTTGTTGgcctaaataaatatttttaagatacaaaattattaaagagcattttaaaaataatgtaaCCGCTTGCCTTGGCTTACTTTagagtaataatatttaatttgtataaaggTTATTCATCttgatttatgaaaaataaaatcaaatataaaaatgttcAATACGttcttggatatatatatatatacttaatcattactaattatatatattaatatactctAATGAAGCAAGGTTTCGATCCCCTTCCTGCAGTTGCTTTATGTGTTTGTCTTCGTTCTATGTATCTCCCTGCTACTGTTCATTTGCATGGAAAAGAAAGTGATGCACACTAGATAGATAAGagtcaaattagtgaaatgaaTGTTGCTGACCAACTTTGTGCCTTATAGAATATAGACAGTACGATGTTTTCTGACATAGAGATTGCATTATTTACATTTGTCATGTGGTGGGTCAactttttatgttaatttatttCGTCTAGACACCATGTGGTTGGGACAAATTTCGTTTTCAACCAAGTGTGTATATCAATGTTTCGGTGCATAAAATTCTGATTTTATAATTtcactttttataattaaaaaactatttattttataaagtTTATAAAGAATATACGaaaagtaatttttaataaaactaatttctgttaaaaaataaagttgaaacttgaaacaaacacaatactaaaaacTATTCGAGTCTCCAACACGAAAACAATCACCTGGTAAATGTTTTTCCtat is a window encoding:
- the LOC112785105 gene encoding MADS-box protein GGM13, yielding MGRGKIEIKRIENTTTRQVTFSKRRNGLLKKTNELSVLCDAQIGLIVFSNTGKLFHYSSHPYRMDQIIEKYQRSTGTRITRHGHSHLQEDLLTEMAMLRRQNLSLEMGIQRYLGEGIACLQYEELTKLEHEVQSSVARVRKRQNELLQQQLENLRRKERILEDENCNLSNWEQQAAVLEFERAAASNCGNNKAVMDHHQLPFYDDEQASASAGTILQLGAPHVPQQQLHPYPYLQLAQPNVHHDSLTGLLMGTSKWVIEKDGGDPFDA